Proteins from a genomic interval of Dermacentor variabilis isolate Ectoservices chromosome 8, ASM5094787v1, whole genome shotgun sequence:
- the LOC142590616 gene encoding uncharacterized protein LOC142590616 isoform X1 yields the protein MALVRWNLKKHFKVHLKAPARQQCSLPVAAKSVGCSFKAQSESRSAQTTETVDLLSSSSVFKALPGHRPNVKRLTERHFPSYIPRTEKKQHPTRRCFVCNLERDSNGKRIHKETRTWCRWCQRALCAVPCFEIYHTAGSLQ from the exons ATGGCATTGGTACGTTGGAATCTTAAGAAACACTTCAAGGTTCACCTGAAGGCACCTGCCCGACAACAG TGCAGCCTGCCTGTGGCTGCCAAGTCTGTGGGCTGCTCCTTCAAAGCACAGAGCGAGTCGAGGAGCGCGCAGACTACTGAGACTGTGGATCTGTTAAGCTCCTCCTCAG TGTTCAAGGCGCTGCCTGGCCATCGCCCAAATGTGAAGCGGCTCACCGAGCGCCACTTCCCGTCGTACATCCCACGTACCGAGAAAAAACAACATCCGACGCGCCGCTGTTTCGTGTGTAACCTGGAAAGGGACAGCAACGGGAAGAGGATACACAAGGAAACGAGGACCTGGTGTAGGTGGTGTCAGAGAGCCCTGTGCGCAGTGCCGTGCTTTGAGATTTACCATACAGCTGGTAGTCTGCAGTAG
- the LOC142590616 gene encoding uncharacterized protein LOC142590616 isoform X2 → MSLGELSVVAKAACHAVQCSLPVAAKSVGCSFKAQSESRSAQTTETVDLLSSSSVFKALPGHRPNVKRLTERHFPSYIPRTEKKQHPTRRCFVCNLERDSNGKRIHKETRTWCRWCQRALCAVPCFEIYHTAGSLQ, encoded by the exons ATGAGCCTAGGTGAGCTCAGCGTGGTTGCCAAAGCAGCATGCCATGCTGTGCAGTGCAGCCTGCCTGTGGCTGCCAAGTCTGTGGGCTGCTCCTTCAAAGCACAGAGCGAGTCGAGGAGCGCGCAGACTACTGAGACTGTGGATCTGTTAAGCTCCTCCTCAG TGTTCAAGGCGCTGCCTGGCCATCGCCCAAATGTGAAGCGGCTCACCGAGCGCCACTTCCCGTCGTACATCCCACGTACCGAGAAAAAACAACATCCGACGCGCCGCTGTTTCGTGTGTAACCTGGAAAGGGACAGCAACGGGAAGAGGATACACAAGGAAACGAGGACCTGGTGTAGGTGGTGTCAGAGAGCCCTGTGCGCAGTGCCGTGCTTTGAGATTTACCATACAGCTGGTAGTCTGCAGTAG